AAGACAAAACTTGTGAGGAAATAACAAAAACAGAAGTTGAAACCTACTATAAGTTAAACAAGTTTAGTATAAACGACGGAGGTAGTGGAACTAATGTTAATATGGTTGTAGTAGTTCCTACAAATGATGCTTATACAGCAATTATAACCGATGAAAGTAACTCTTATTTAAAAGGAGAGAACAACAATCAATTAAGAGGAATGTTTTCTAAGTTACTTATCAATACATCAAAATTACTTATAGAAGATGTTGAAAACAGAACATTACTTACAAGATATTTTAGAGCAGAAGTAAGATTGTTTTTTAATATTCTTCATTGTCAAGAACAAGCGGTTTTAGAGTTGGATGAAAATCGAGGAATTATCTTAGAACTGTTAGAAGTAATAGATAGTGCTTTTATCTCTTTTAAAGAAAATCAAATAAAAGTAGCTAATGAAGCTTTTCTACAGTTTTTAGAGGCATTTACAACAGATATTCAAGCTGAATATATTTCTAAGTTTATGAATGAAAACTTAATACAAAACTTATAATGGTTGCTAAAGAACATACCATTCAAAAAGTATTTGTTGAGGTAAATACGAAAAGTAAAAAGATAGCAGATGAGTATAAAAACTCTATAGAGAGCTTTTTACAGGATGAGGTATTTCCAGAAATAGAAAAATATTTTAATTCTCAAGAAATCGAGTATGAAGCATACATTCAGCAAATAGAAAACTTGAGTATTGAAGTAGATGTATCAACTAACAATAAGTCTATAAATGATAACAGTACAAAGAGAGAAATAAAAGAACAACTTATAACAAAGCTAAAAGCAATTTTCAAAGCCCCAGAACTACATGAGATAGCTATAAAAAAGGTTACTACATCAGAATCTAAATTAGATGCTTTTTTTCACTTTTTGCAACACGGTACAACAGCTTGGTGGAATCAAAAAGAAGAGAAAAATTTTACAAAAAAGATGTTGTTTGAAATAACAGAAAGTCAATTTTTTGAAGAACGTTTTTTAAAATCATTAAGAGATCAAGTTCAACAGAATCGATTGATTCAACAGTTTAAGACTGAAGAATTACAAATATTATTCCTAGGAGTTTTCAGTAAACCAGAAGGATATGAGGCTTTCCTATCAACAATCAAAAAGTTTGATTTTAAGAATCATGAGATAAAAAACAGCGTATGGAAGTTTTTTATCAAAGCAACAGTTAATAATGATTTTTCAAGAATAGTAAATGAAGTTCAAAAAGAAATAGAGATATGCAAAAGAACAAAGGCTTTTAACTCTTCAGAAAGTCTAACTCAATTTTTACAAGAGCTAACTTCTCAAAAAAAAATATTTAAAACTCATCCTGATAGTAAAGAACAGAAGGAGTTTAAAGAGAAGAAAGAAAGAAGTAGTATTGAGGTTGTCAATACAGAGTTTATAAGTAAAAAAGAAGAGAAAAAATCAGATGTAAGTATTGATGAACTAGATAAAGTAGGGGTCGAAAAAAATCAAAACAAAGCAGAAGAATTAATTCTTCTAAAAAATGAATCAGGTAACTCTAATTCACAAAAAACTCCTGAAAAAGTAGATAATCAAAACAAAAAAGAAGTCTTAAAGAAGAAAATATCATCAAAAGAAAAAAGTAAAGAAGTAAAAGAAGAATTAAGAATAAAAATGCAAGCGAAAAGTAAGAATCTTTATGAAAATAAAGGAGCAAACTTAAAAACGGAGAAAATTACTGAAGAACAAAAGAGAGCTGAATATAAAAGGAGACATCAAGAAGCGTTAAAAAACACTTTTTCAAGCAAAAAAGAAGTTGTAAGCGAACCTAAATCACATCTTATAAAAAATGCGGGATTAATTTTATTACACCCTTTTTTAAAACAGTTTTTTAATACATGTGGTTTTCTAGACAATGAGAACAAAATTATCAAACCCAATGAAGCAGTTCACTTACTACATTATGTAGCTACTAAAAAAGAACAACAGTTTGAAAACAATTTAATTTTCGAAAAATTTTTGTGCAATCTACCCATACAAAGTTCTATTGAAAGAAATGTAGTACTGAGTGATGAACTTAAAGAAAAGTCAGAGGAATTGTTAAG
The nucleotide sequence above comes from Tenacibaculum singaporense. Encoded proteins:
- a CDS encoding contractile injection system tape measure protein → MVAKEHTIQKVFVEVNTKSKKIADEYKNSIESFLQDEVFPEIEKYFNSQEIEYEAYIQQIENLSIEVDVSTNNKSINDNSTKREIKEQLITKLKAIFKAPELHEIAIKKVTTSESKLDAFFHFLQHGTTAWWNQKEEKNFTKKMLFEITESQFFEERFLKSLRDQVQQNRLIQQFKTEELQILFLGVFSKPEGYEAFLSTIKKFDFKNHEIKNSVWKFFIKATVNNDFSRIVNEVQKEIEICKRTKAFNSSESLTQFLQELTSQKKIFKTHPDSKEQKEFKEKKERSSIEVVNTEFISKKEEKKSDVSIDELDKVGVEKNQNKAEELILLKNESGNSNSQKTPEKVDNQNKKEVLKKKISSKEKSKEVKEELRIKMQAKSKNLYENKGANLKTEKITEEQKRAEYKRRHQEALKNTFSSKKEVVSEPKSHLIKNAGLILLHPFLKQFFNTCGFLDNENKIIKPNEAVHLLHYVATKKEQQFENNLIFEKFLCNLPIQSSIERNVVLSDELKEKSEELLRAVLQNWSVLKNSSNDLLRNEYLQREGKLDLTKDNPNLTVERKTQDILLDTKLPWNLSLCKLPWMKELIFTNW